The Agrococcus carbonis genome has a window encoding:
- the argB gene encoding acetylglutamate kinase — protein sequence MRARAEAVAAAEKAATLIESLPWLERYRGATIVVKYGGNAMVSEELQRAFAEDMVYLRHVGLAPVVVHGGGPQINEALRIHGIESEFRGGYRVTSREAMDVVRMVLTGQVARTLVSLINAHGPLAATVSGEDAGLFTGRRRGAVVDGEVHDLGQVGDVVAVDPTPVRRLLDAGLIPVVSSIAPDGDAPGESLNVNADAAAAALAAALGAEKLVILTDVEGLYRDWPDRDSLVSEITDAELEALLPSLESGMIPKMRACLDAVRAGVPKAAIIDGRSPHSILTEIFTTAGSGTEVVPASATPTARPTSDEEHA from the coding sequence ATGCGAGCTAGGGCAGAGGCGGTCGCGGCCGCCGAGAAGGCCGCCACCCTCATCGAGTCGCTGCCGTGGCTCGAGCGCTACCGCGGGGCGACGATCGTCGTGAAGTACGGCGGCAACGCGATGGTGAGCGAGGAGCTCCAGCGCGCCTTCGCCGAGGACATGGTCTACCTGCGCCACGTGGGCCTCGCGCCCGTCGTCGTGCACGGCGGCGGCCCGCAGATCAACGAGGCCCTGCGCATCCACGGGATCGAGAGCGAGTTCCGCGGCGGCTACCGCGTGACGAGCCGCGAGGCGATGGACGTCGTGCGCATGGTGCTCACCGGCCAGGTCGCGCGCACGCTCGTGTCGCTCATCAACGCGCACGGACCGCTCGCCGCGACGGTCTCCGGCGAGGACGCGGGGCTCTTCACCGGTCGACGCCGCGGGGCCGTCGTCGACGGCGAGGTGCACGACCTCGGCCAGGTGGGCGACGTCGTCGCGGTCGACCCCACGCCCGTGCGACGACTGCTCGACGCGGGGCTCATCCCCGTCGTCTCGTCGATCGCGCCCGACGGCGACGCGCCCGGGGAGTCGCTCAACGTCAACGCGGATGCGGCTGCCGCGGCGCTCGCGGCCGCGCTCGGCGCGGAGAAGCTCGTCATCCTCACCGACGTCGAGGGGCTGTACCGCGACTGGCCCGACCGCGACTCGCTCGTCAGCGAGATCACCGACGCCGAGCTCGAGGCGCTGCTGCCGAGCCTCGAGTCGGGCATGATCCCCAAGATGCGGGCGTGCCTCGACGCGGTGCGCGCGGGCGTGCCGAAGGCCGCCATCATCGACGGCCGCTCGCCCCACTCGATCCTCACCGAGATCTTCACCACCGCGGGCTCCGGCACCGAGGTCGTGCCCGCATCCGCCACCCCGACCGCCCGCCCGACCTCCGACGAGGAGCACGCATGA
- the argJ gene encoding bifunctional glutamate N-acetyltransferase/amino-acid acetyltransferase ArgJ has product MSVTAAAGFRAAGVAAGLKSSGGLDVALVVNDGPRSAAAGVFTANRAKANPVLWSQQALEGGSARAVILNSGGANCFTGPFGFQTTHQTAERVAERLSTPSAPIGAIDVQVCSTGLIGVGDESFRQAVLTGVDRAVDALAHEGADAAAGLRAAQAIMTTDSVPKQAVANGEGWVVGGMAKGAGMLAPGLATMLVVLTTDADVTADVLDRALRAATRVTFDRLDSDGCMSTNDTVLLLASGASGITPDEASLTDAVVAVCDDLAQQLQLDAEGASHDITIEVRHAATEDEAVDVARSVARSNLFKAAIFGNDPNWGRVLAAIGTTDASFDPYAVDVAFNGVRVCRAGEPDRPREEVDLTPRATHILIDLFAGDATASIRTNDLTHGYVHENSAYAS; this is encoded by the coding sequence GTGAGCGTCACGGCTGCCGCGGGCTTCCGCGCCGCGGGCGTCGCCGCCGGGCTGAAGTCGAGCGGCGGGCTCGACGTCGCGCTCGTCGTCAACGACGGCCCGCGCTCGGCCGCTGCCGGCGTGTTCACGGCCAACCGCGCGAAGGCCAACCCGGTGCTGTGGAGCCAGCAGGCCCTCGAGGGCGGCAGCGCGCGTGCCGTGATCCTCAACTCCGGCGGCGCCAACTGCTTCACCGGCCCCTTCGGCTTCCAGACCACGCATCAGACCGCCGAGCGCGTCGCCGAGCGCCTCAGCACGCCATCCGCGCCCATCGGCGCGATCGACGTGCAGGTGTGCTCGACCGGCCTCATCGGCGTCGGCGACGAGTCCTTCCGGCAGGCCGTCCTCACGGGCGTCGACCGGGCGGTGGATGCGCTCGCGCACGAGGGCGCGGACGCCGCGGCCGGCCTCCGGGCCGCCCAGGCGATCATGACGACCGATTCGGTGCCGAAGCAGGCAGTCGCGAACGGCGAGGGCTGGGTCGTCGGCGGCATGGCGAAGGGCGCGGGCATGCTCGCGCCGGGCCTCGCGACGATGCTCGTCGTCCTCACGACCGACGCCGACGTCACGGCCGACGTGCTCGACCGCGCGCTCCGCGCCGCGACGCGGGTCACCTTCGACCGGCTCGACTCCGACGGCTGCATGTCGACGAACGACACGGTGCTGCTCCTCGCGTCGGGCGCGAGCGGCATCACGCCCGACGAGGCGTCGCTCACCGACGCCGTCGTCGCCGTGTGCGACGACCTCGCGCAGCAGCTCCAGCTCGACGCCGAGGGCGCGAGCCACGACATCACGATCGAGGTGCGGCACGCCGCGACCGAGGACGAGGCGGTCGACGTCGCGCGCTCGGTCGCCCGCTCCAACCTGTTCAAGGCCGCGATCTTCGGCAACGACCCCAATTGGGGCCGCGTGCTCGCCGCGATCGGCACGACGGATGCGTCCTTCGACCCCTACGCGGTCGACGTCGCCTTCAACGGGGTCCGGGTGTGCCGCGCGGGTGAGCCCGACCGGCCGCGCGAGGAGGTCGACCTGACGCCCCGGGCGACCCACATCCTCATCGACCTCTTCGCGGGCGACGCGACCGCGAGCATCCGCACCAACGACCTCACCCACGGCTACGTCCACGAGAACTCGGCGTATGCGAGCTAG
- the pheS gene encoding phenylalanine--tRNA ligase subunit alpha, with protein sequence MPQPDDNADLGARVDAAVTAALAAIEAATTTAELQAAKAAHNGQGSALAALNGSLRDIAPEDRKAAGQVIGAGRGRVAEAIAARQGELAAAEEAAQLEAERVDVTALPRLRTAGGRHPLTMLVDEMSDVFVGMGWEVAEGPELEHEWYNFDALNVDPDHPARGESDTFYVAPMDRHMVLRTQTSPVQARSMLSRELPLYIVSPGRVYRTDDIDATHLPVFTQIEGLAVDKGITMAHLRGTLEHLARTMFGEEAKIRLRPNYFPFTEPSAEMDVWHPGARGGARWIEWGGCGMVNPNVLRAAGIDPDVYTGFAFGMGIERTLQFRYQLDDMRDMIEGDVRFTEQFGMVI encoded by the coding sequence GTGCCACAACCCGACGACAACGCCGACCTCGGCGCGCGCGTCGACGCCGCGGTGACCGCGGCGCTCGCCGCCATCGAAGCCGCCACCACGACCGCCGAGCTGCAGGCCGCGAAGGCCGCCCACAACGGGCAGGGCAGTGCGCTCGCCGCCCTCAACGGCAGCCTGCGCGACATCGCGCCCGAGGATCGCAAGGCCGCCGGCCAGGTCATCGGCGCCGGGCGCGGCCGCGTCGCCGAGGCGATCGCCGCCCGCCAGGGCGAGCTCGCCGCCGCCGAGGAGGCCGCGCAGCTCGAGGCCGAGCGGGTCGACGTGACGGCCCTGCCGCGCCTGCGCACCGCCGGTGGGCGGCATCCGCTCACGATGCTCGTCGACGAGATGAGCGACGTCTTCGTCGGAATGGGGTGGGAGGTCGCCGAGGGCCCCGAGCTCGAGCACGAGTGGTACAACTTCGACGCCCTCAACGTCGACCCCGACCACCCCGCGCGCGGCGAGTCCGACACCTTCTACGTCGCGCCGATGGACCGGCACATGGTGCTGCGCACGCAGACGAGCCCCGTGCAGGCGCGCTCGATGCTCAGCCGCGAGCTGCCGCTGTACATCGTCTCGCCGGGCCGGGTGTACCGCACCGACGACATCGACGCGACCCACCTGCCCGTCTTCACGCAGATCGAGGGCCTCGCGGTCGACAAGGGCATCACGATGGCGCACCTGCGCGGCACGCTCGAGCACCTCGCGCGCACGATGTTCGGCGAGGAGGCGAAGATCCGCCTGCGCCCCAACTACTTCCCCTTCACCGAGCCGAGCGCCGAGATGGACGTCTGGCATCCCGGTGCCCGCGGCGGTGCCCGCTGGATCGAGTGGGGCGGCTGCGGCATGGTCAACCCGAACGTGCTGCGCGCCGCCGGGATCGACCCCGACGTCTACACCGGCTTCGCCTTCGGCATGGGCATCGAGCGCACCCTGCAGTTCCGGTACCAGCTCGACGACATGCGCGACATGATCGAGGGCGATGTGCGCTTCACCGAGCAGTTCGGGATGGTGATCTGA
- a CDS encoding amino acid ABC transporter permease has protein sequence MEALFENGPLWVQGMLATLLLTGATTLFGLPIGILLAGMRVSPVAALRVVATVWTEVARNTPLTLVFFFTAFVLPKLGIILDFQVGAIIALTYYTSAFFAEAVRSGINSVPMGQAEASRSIGLGFGQTMALVVLPQAFRSVLPPLINVIIALVKNTSVAMGFFVFVLVSVAYRLSNSYGDQALQIFIGIALSYLIITVPLGQLVDHLERKWSVQR, from the coding sequence ATGGAAGCACTCTTCGAGAACGGCCCCCTGTGGGTGCAGGGCATGCTGGCGACCCTGCTGCTGACCGGCGCCACCACGCTCTTCGGCCTGCCGATCGGCATCCTGCTCGCCGGCATGCGCGTCTCACCCGTCGCCGCGCTGCGCGTCGTCGCGACGGTGTGGACGGAGGTCGCGAGGAACACGCCTCTGACGCTCGTGTTCTTCTTCACGGCATTCGTGCTCCCGAAGCTCGGCATCATCCTCGACTTCCAGGTGGGTGCGATCATCGCGCTCACCTACTACACGAGCGCGTTCTTCGCCGAAGCGGTGCGCTCGGGCATCAACTCCGTACCCATGGGCCAGGCGGAGGCGTCGCGGTCCATCGGCCTCGGCTTCGGGCAGACCATGGCGCTCGTCGTGCTGCCTCAGGCGTTCCGCAGCGTGCTGCCGCCCCTCATCAACGTCATCATCGCGCTGGTCAAGAACACCTCGGTCGCGATGGGCTTCTTCGTCTTCGTGCTGGTGTCGGTCGCCTACCGCCTCTCCAACAGCTACGGCGACCAGGCGCTGCAGATCTTCATCGGCATCGCCCTCAGCTACCTGATCATCACGGTGCCGCTCGGCCAGTTGGTCGACCACCTCGAGCGCAAGTGGAGCGTGCAACGATGA
- the argC gene encoding N-acetyl-gamma-glutamyl-phosphate reductase, whose protein sequence is MSLSVAVAGASGYAGGELLRLLAQHPELEVRTVTAHSNAGQPLVSVHPNLRSLASLTFQETTPETLAGHDVVFLALPHGHSGALAAELPASTLVVDAGADHRLERADEWQQYYGTEHAGTWPYGMPELILADGGRQRRELRAARRIAVPGCNATAVTLAIAPAVATGLVDLSGLTSVLAVGSSGAGRAAKTHLLAAELTGSATPYGVGGTHRHLPEIAQNLRSAGGDGIRHSFTPVLVPMSRGILATVTAPLVGDATAEQVRSAWLTAYGDEDFIHITAPGDYPRTADVLGSNSVHIGVGLDEAAGRVVAIAAIDNLGKGTAGAAVQSANIALGFDEGLGLSADGVAP, encoded by the coding sequence ATGAGCCTCTCCGTCGCCGTCGCAGGCGCGAGCGGGTACGCAGGGGGCGAGCTGCTGCGGCTGCTCGCGCAGCACCCCGAGCTGGAGGTGCGCACGGTCACCGCGCACTCCAACGCCGGGCAGCCCCTCGTCTCCGTGCACCCCAACCTGCGCTCCCTCGCCTCGCTCACCTTCCAGGAGACGACGCCCGAGACCCTCGCGGGCCATGACGTCGTCTTCCTCGCGCTGCCGCACGGGCACTCCGGCGCCCTCGCCGCCGAGCTGCCCGCCTCCACGCTCGTCGTCGACGCCGGCGCCGACCACCGGCTCGAGCGCGCCGACGAGTGGCAGCAGTACTACGGCACCGAGCACGCCGGCACCTGGCCCTACGGGATGCCCGAGCTGATCCTCGCCGACGGCGGCCGCCAGCGCCGCGAGCTGCGCGCGGCCCGCCGCATCGCGGTGCCGGGCTGCAACGCCACCGCGGTCACCCTCGCGATCGCGCCCGCCGTCGCCACGGGCCTCGTCGACCTCTCGGGCCTCACGTCCGTGCTCGCCGTCGGCTCGTCGGGAGCGGGCCGCGCCGCCAAGACCCACCTGCTCGCGGCCGAGCTCACCGGCTCTGCGACGCCCTACGGCGTCGGCGGCACGCACCGGCACCTGCCCGAGATCGCGCAGAACCTGCGCAGCGCGGGCGGCGACGGCATCCGCCACTCGTTCACGCCCGTGCTCGTGCCGATGTCGCGCGGCATCCTCGCGACCGTCACCGCGCCGCTCGTGGGCGATGCGACCGCCGAGCAGGTGCGCTCGGCGTGGCTGACCGCGTACGGCGACGAGGACTTCATCCACATCACCGCACCCGGCGACTACCCCCGCACCGCCGACGTGCTGGGCTCGAACTCCGTGCACATCGGCGTGGGCCTCGACGAGGCGGCCGGCCGCGTCGTGGCGATCGCCGCGATCGACAACCTGGGCAAGGGCACGGCAGGCGCCGCGGTGCAGTCCGCCAACATCGCGCTCGGCTTCGACGAGGGCCTCGGGCTCAGCGCCGACGGGGTCGCCCCGTGA
- a CDS encoding glutamate ABC transporter substrate-binding protein has product MRSKSKVTLGVAALAVFALTACGGPAGTTSSDPADEPAEPGAASGEHPYGLEVAESPEFEAGTTMAEFAEAGAITIGTKFDQPLFGLVGPDGNPEGFDVAVGSLIAAELGIPFENIDWEETVSANRETFIENGNVDMVVATYTINDARKEKIDFAGPYYEAGQALMVQAGNPEGITGPEDVAGLAVCSVEGSTPAGRIVDEYGAQLQATDTYSNCLDPLRNGQVVAVTTDNVILAGFVDQNPGEFELVNDGETFTSEPYGIGITKGDDAFRAWINDVLEEAVADGTMASLWEQTAGTVLPTPEFPAPDRY; this is encoded by the coding sequence ATGCGCAGCAAGAGCAAGGTCACGCTCGGCGTGGCCGCACTCGCGGTCTTCGCGCTGACCGCGTGCGGCGGCCCCGCGGGCACGACGTCGTCCGACCCGGCCGACGAGCCGGCAGAGCCCGGCGCCGCGAGCGGCGAGCACCCCTACGGCCTCGAGGTCGCGGAGTCGCCCGAGTTCGAGGCGGGCACCACGATGGCGGAGTTCGCCGAGGCGGGCGCCATCACCATCGGCACGAAGTTCGACCAGCCGCTGTTCGGCCTCGTCGGCCCTGACGGCAACCCGGAGGGCTTCGACGTCGCCGTCGGGTCGCTGATCGCCGCAGAGCTCGGCATCCCCTTCGAGAACATCGACTGGGAGGAGACGGTCTCCGCCAACCGCGAGACGTTCATCGAGAACGGCAACGTCGACATGGTCGTGGCGACGTACACGATCAACGACGCGCGCAAGGAGAAGATCGACTTCGCCGGCCCGTACTACGAGGCTGGCCAGGCGCTCATGGTGCAGGCGGGCAACCCCGAGGGCATCACCGGCCCGGAGGACGTCGCGGGCCTCGCGGTCTGCTCGGTCGAGGGCTCGACGCCGGCCGGCCGCATCGTCGACGAGTACGGTGCGCAGCTGCAGGCGACGGACACCTACTCCAACTGCCTCGACCCGCTGCGCAACGGCCAGGTCGTCGCGGTCACGACCGACAACGTGATCCTCGCCGGCTTCGTCGACCAGAACCCGGGTGAGTTCGAGCTCGTCAACGACGGTGAGACGTTCACCTCGGAGCCCTACGGCATCGGCATCACGAAGGGCGACGACGCCTTCCGCGCCTGGATCAACGACGTCCTCGAGGAAGCTGTCGCCGACGGCACCATGGCGTCGCTGTGGGAGCAGACGGCGGGCACGGTGCTGCCGACGCCCGAGTTCCCGGCGCCCGACCGCTACTGA
- a CDS encoding amino acid ABC transporter permease — translation MSGSVLFDAPGPNAIRRSRILSIVFAVVAVVALVLAVYQLWLGGAFYQDRWDIFAREELWFGARGLMVGLGTTLSIAGIAAVGAIVLGIVLSILRNAYSPWVRIPVTIVLEFFRGMPVLLMMLFILIVFASGAYWAVVWALIVYNGAIIGEALRAGMKSLPKGQRESGLAIGLTPLRTTLEIELPQAFRIMLPIILAQLIVLLKDTSLGYIVGSPEIIRIGRQLVDFYDRQGGPYALSMFFVLLAVFLGINLTLSWLVRVLSRRLTRPRRGGPNLDGSKTEAIPVSTTAMRTARTTDAEDPTKLPGASGTLGG, via the coding sequence ATGAGCGGCTCCGTCCTCTTCGACGCCCCGGGGCCTAACGCCATCCGGCGCTCCCGCATCCTCTCGATCGTCTTCGCCGTCGTCGCGGTTGTCGCGCTCGTGCTGGCGGTCTACCAGCTCTGGCTCGGCGGCGCCTTCTACCAGGATCGGTGGGACATCTTCGCGCGCGAGGAGCTGTGGTTCGGCGCGCGCGGGCTGATGGTCGGCCTCGGCACCACGCTCTCGATCGCCGGCATCGCCGCAGTCGGCGCGATCGTGCTGGGAATCGTGCTCTCCATCCTGCGCAACGCCTACAGCCCGTGGGTGCGCATCCCGGTCACGATCGTGCTCGAGTTCTTCCGCGGCATGCCGGTGCTGCTGATGATGCTGTTCATCCTCATCGTCTTCGCGTCGGGCGCCTACTGGGCCGTCGTGTGGGCGCTGATCGTGTACAACGGCGCGATCATCGGCGAGGCGCTGCGGGCGGGCATGAAGTCGCTGCCCAAGGGCCAGCGCGAGAGCGGTCTCGCCATCGGGCTGACGCCGCTGCGCACCACGCTCGAGATCGAGCTCCCGCAGGCCTTCCGCATCATGCTGCCGATCATCCTGGCGCAGCTCATCGTGCTGCTGAAGGACACCTCGCTCGGCTACATCGTGGGCTCGCCCGAGATCATCCGCATCGGCCGGCAGCTCGTCGACTTCTACGACCGGCAGGGCGGCCCCTACGCGCTGTCCATGTTCTTCGTGCTGCTGGCGGTGTTCCTCGGCATCAACCTGACGCTCTCCTGGCTCGTGCGGGTGCTCTCGCGCAGGCTGACGCGGCCGCGCCGTGGCGGGCCCAACCTCGACGGTTCGAAGACCGAGGCGATCCCGGTGTCCACGACCGCGATGCGCACGGCACGCACGACCGATGCCGAAGATCCCACGAAGCTCCCGGGAGCGAGCGGCACGCTCGGAGGCTGA
- the pheT gene encoding phenylalanine--tRNA ligase subunit beta — MRIPLSWLAEHVELPKDDAAEWLHAQLVRVGFEEEAVHGGELRGPIVVGRVLDFVDEPQKNGKTIRWCQVDVGEAHGGVRGIVCGALNFVAGDRVVVTLPGADLGGFEIAARKTYGHVSDGMIASVRELGIGDDHDGILRLDEAGIPGEVGDDALAILGLDDQAVEINVTPDRGYALSIRGIARELASATGQVFTDPAETARRADTGPAASGFDVALADDAPIRGRAGCSRFVVRVVRGIDAQRPTPGWMASRLRLAGVRSISLPVDITNYVMLELGQPIHGYDLAKLRGGIVVRRAGAGERLTTLDGADRALSTEDLLIADDRGPIGLAGVMGGAETEMDDTTRDVLIEAASFDSVSIGRTARRHKLFSEASKRYERGVDPAVADAAAARVAQLLVELAGGTVDALGTDVGSVPQRAAITIPVGFWSRILGAEYTDDEARDALVAIGADVVDQGADAWVVTPPSWRPDLVDRESLVEEIARIVGFDRIPSVLPVAPPGRGFTRAQRLRRKVADALASAGLTEVLVAPFATERQARMAGAEPVRLENPLDGERPWMRTALVPGMLDTAHRNLGRGLTDLALFELGRVFVAVEGQGTDELPDAAARPADEVLVELDRLPAQPDHAAVVLLGERVRKQPGRAAERYGIADAIEAAERVARTLGLSLEVRQAQRDWLHPGRAAELLVGEEVVGVAGELLPSIAADADLPRVVAVAELDLSAMLERARLQLDTQVIAPVPAATQDLSVVVRHDVPAGDVQRAVRDGAGALLEHIALVDDYRGAGLGEGEKSLTFALRFRAHDRTLTAAEASEAKLAGLAVAAERHGAHLRE, encoded by the coding sequence ATGCGGATTCCGCTGTCATGGCTCGCGGAGCACGTCGAGCTGCCGAAGGACGACGCCGCCGAGTGGCTGCACGCGCAGCTCGTGCGCGTCGGCTTCGAGGAGGAGGCGGTGCACGGCGGTGAGCTGCGCGGGCCGATCGTCGTCGGCCGCGTGCTCGACTTCGTCGACGAGCCGCAGAAGAACGGCAAAACCATCCGCTGGTGCCAGGTCGACGTGGGCGAGGCCCACGGCGGCGTGCGCGGCATCGTGTGCGGCGCGCTCAACTTCGTCGCGGGCGACCGCGTCGTCGTGACGCTGCCGGGCGCCGACCTCGGCGGCTTCGAGATCGCCGCGCGCAAGACCTACGGCCACGTCTCCGACGGCATGATCGCCTCGGTGCGCGAGCTCGGCATCGGCGACGACCACGACGGCATCCTGCGCCTCGACGAGGCGGGCATCCCGGGCGAGGTCGGCGACGACGCCCTCGCGATCCTGGGGCTCGACGACCAGGCGGTCGAGATCAACGTGACGCCCGATCGCGGGTACGCGCTCTCCATCCGCGGCATCGCGCGCGAGCTCGCCTCGGCGACCGGCCAGGTCTTCACCGACCCCGCCGAGACCGCGCGACGCGCGGACACCGGCCCCGCCGCATCCGGCTTCGACGTCGCGCTCGCGGACGACGCGCCGATCCGCGGCCGCGCCGGCTGCTCGCGCTTCGTCGTGCGCGTCGTGCGCGGCATCGACGCCCAGCGCCCGACGCCCGGCTGGATGGCGTCGCGTCTGCGCCTCGCGGGCGTCCGCTCGATCTCGCTCCCGGTCGACATCACCAACTACGTGATGCTCGAGCTCGGCCAGCCGATCCACGGCTACGACCTCGCCAAGCTGCGCGGCGGCATCGTCGTGCGGCGCGCAGGCGCAGGGGAGCGGCTCACGACCCTCGACGGCGCCGACCGCGCGCTGAGCACCGAGGACCTGCTCATCGCCGACGACCGGGGCCCGATCGGGCTCGCCGGCGTCATGGGCGGCGCCGAGACCGAGATGGACGACACGACCCGCGACGTGCTCATCGAGGCCGCGTCGTTCGACAGCGTCTCGATCGGCCGCACCGCGCGCCGCCACAAGCTCTTCTCGGAGGCCTCGAAGCGCTACGAGCGCGGCGTCGACCCCGCGGTGGCCGACGCCGCGGCCGCGCGCGTCGCGCAGCTGCTCGTCGAGCTCGCGGGCGGCACGGTCGACGCCCTCGGCACCGACGTCGGCTCGGTGCCGCAGCGCGCCGCGATCACGATCCCGGTGGGCTTCTGGAGCAGGATCCTGGGCGCCGAGTACACCGACGACGAGGCGCGCGACGCGCTCGTCGCGATCGGCGCCGACGTCGTCGACCAGGGGGCGGACGCGTGGGTCGTCACGCCGCCGTCGTGGCGCCCGGACCTCGTCGACCGCGAGAGCCTCGTCGAGGAGATCGCGCGCATCGTCGGCTTCGACCGCATCCCGTCGGTGCTGCCGGTCGCTCCGCCCGGACGCGGCTTCACGCGCGCGCAGCGGCTGCGCCGCAAGGTCGCCGACGCGCTCGCGTCCGCCGGCCTCACCGAGGTGCTCGTCGCGCCCTTCGCCACCGAGCGCCAGGCGCGCATGGCGGGCGCCGAGCCCGTGCGGCTCGAGAACCCGCTCGACGGGGAGCGGCCGTGGATGCGCACGGCGCTCGTGCCGGGCATGCTCGACACCGCGCATCGCAACCTCGGCCGCGGGCTGACCGACCTCGCGCTCTTCGAGCTCGGGCGCGTGTTCGTCGCCGTCGAGGGGCAGGGCACGGATGAGCTGCCCGACGCCGCTGCGCGTCCCGCCGACGAGGTGCTCGTCGAGCTCGACCGGCTCCCGGCGCAGCCCGACCACGCCGCCGTCGTGCTGCTCGGCGAGCGGGTGCGCAAGCAGCCCGGCCGCGCGGCCGAGCGCTACGGCATCGCCGACGCGATCGAGGCCGCCGAGCGCGTCGCGCGCACGCTCGGGCTCTCGCTCGAGGTGCGGCAGGCGCAGCGCGACTGGCTGCACCCGGGCCGTGCGGCAGAGCTGCTCGTCGGCGAGGAGGTCGTCGGCGTCGCCGGCGAGCTGCTGCCCTCGATCGCCGCGGACGCCGACCTGCCGCGCGTGGTCGCGGTGGCCGAGCTCGACCTGAGCGCCATGCTCGAGCGCGCGCGCCTGCAGCTCGACACGCAGGTGATCGCGCCGGTGCCGGCGGCGACGCAGGACCTCTCGGTCGTCGTGCGGCACGACGTGCCTGCCGGCGACGTGCAGCGCGCCGTGCGGGACGGCGCTGGTGCGCTGCTCGAGCACATCGCGCTCGTCGACGACTACCGGGGCGCGGGCCTCGGCGAGGGCGAGAAGTCGCTCACCTTCGCGCTGCGCTTCCGAGCGCACGACCGCACGCTCACCGCGGCCGAGGCGTCGGAGGCGAAGCTCGCGGGCCTCGCCGTGGCCGCCGAGCGTCACGGCGCGCACCTGCGCGAGTAG
- a CDS encoding SIMPL domain-containing protein, whose amino-acid sequence MVEITVCGHAVRRASAERASVTVRSRWSAPSAEAAMRAVAEAHERLVADARAHAATGAAESWHADRIWIAHHREWVGEGQPPRSVYTAEAAVTVRFVDVEALGAWMVAVGVHETHEVGGVEWSLTEETERDLAKAARALAIADAVERAGDYAAAAGLSTPTVAAIQEPGTAAQPAPAGKARREMAALSDTGGAPPVSLAAGELEVRAAVEVRFVAEPQRHAVGTGG is encoded by the coding sequence ATGGTGGAGATCACGGTCTGCGGGCATGCGGTGCGGCGCGCGAGCGCCGAGCGGGCGAGCGTCACGGTGCGCTCGCGCTGGAGCGCGCCGAGCGCCGAGGCCGCGATGCGGGCGGTGGCCGAGGCGCACGAGCGCCTGGTGGCCGACGCCCGGGCGCACGCGGCGACCGGCGCCGCGGAGTCGTGGCACGCCGACCGCATCTGGATCGCGCACCACCGCGAATGGGTGGGCGAGGGCCAGCCGCCGCGATCGGTCTACACCGCCGAGGCCGCGGTCACCGTGCGCTTCGTCGACGTCGAGGCCCTCGGCGCCTGGATGGTAGCCGTCGGGGTCCACGAGACCCACGAGGTCGGCGGCGTCGAGTGGAGCCTCACGGAGGAGACCGAGCGCGATCTCGCGAAGGCCGCGCGCGCGCTCGCGATCGCCGACGCGGTCGAGCGGGCGGGCGACTACGCAGCGGCTGCGGGCCTGTCGACGCCCACGGTCGCCGCGATCCAGGAGCCCGGCACCGCCGCGCAGCCCGCGCCGGCGGGGAAGGCGCGGCGAGAGATGGCGGCGCTCTCCGACACCGGCGGCGCACCGCCCGTCTCCTTGGCGGCGGGCGAGCTCGAGGTGCGCGCCGCGGTCGAGGTCCGCTTCGTCGCCGAGCCGCAGCGGCATGCGGTGGGGACGGGCGGGTGA